Proteins co-encoded in one Zygotorulaspora mrakii chromosome 5, complete sequence genomic window:
- the APN2 gene encoding DNA-(apurinic or apyrimidinic site) lyase APN2 (similar to Saccharomyces cerevisiae APN2 (YBL019W); ancestral locus Anc_8.165) translates to MKFPAPIKCDKKIETVRFLTFNVNGIRTLFHYHPFSEMNHSLATVFDHLESDIITFQELKIDRASISKWGKTPGFSSFISIPLTKRGYSGVGCWVRNYPEEHPLHQPMQVLKAEEGITGILTIKVGKNNVKYRDDPSIGIGGYEALGISENDEKECIKLDSEGRCVMVELACNVVVISVYCPANSTLSYEGESFRLKFLTVLFKRIRNIDKMGKKIVLMGDINVCRDLCDNADSLENASIPLNSSMNGIELEQKYRELCEAFVLNPETPHRRLFNQLLHDSMISEIASDGILIDTTRLIQTRKRLKMYTVWNTLKNTRSVNYGSRIDFILIGLVLKDKIEAADILPQVMGSDHCPVFADLKLQSSGQNEKKLVIKLPKFEARYKYGLIHGNILEMFGKNGKSLSTKVATKKSSLSNKTPGVHKQLDLINSPTARPKDGDKSTTEIKDNLLITHKQKIFGETPLCKHGLKAISRTSKTAANPGKRFWVCKLPKGSSEDISASCGFFQWG, encoded by the coding sequence ATGAAATTTCCTGCTCCTATCAAGtgtgataaaaaaattgaaaccGTCAGATTCTTAACGTTCAATGTAAATGGCATAAGAACTCTATTCCATTATCATCCTTTTTCTGAGATGAATCACTCTCTAGCAACCGTTTTTGACCATTTAGAATCTGATATAATAACCTTTCAAGAGCTTAAGATTGATAGAGCATCAATCTCTAAATGGGGTAAAACACCAGGTTTTAGCTcatttatctcaattccaTTGACAAAAAGAGGATATTCTGGAGTTGGGTGCTGGGTAAGAAACTACCCAGAAGAGCATCCACTTCATCAACCAATGCAAGTGTTGAAGGCGGAAGAGGGAATTACAGGAATATTGACCATAAAAGTTGGGAAAAATAATGTCAAATATCGAGATGATCCCAGTATTGGTATTGGTGGCTACGAAGCTTTGGGTATCAGTGAGAACGATGAAAAAGAGTGCATTAAGCTAGACTCTGAGGGGCGTTGCGTTATGGTCGAATTGGCATGCAATGTTGTTGTTATATCTGTCTATTGTCCAGCAAATTCTACACTTTCTTATGAGGGAGAATCATTCAGATTGAAGTTTTTGACAGTTTTGTTCAAGAGAATACGTAATATAGATAAAATGGGAAAGAAAATAGTACTTATGGGAGACATAAATGTTTGCAGAGACTTATGCGACAATGCGGATTCCTTAGAAAATGCATCGATACCGTTAAACAGTTCAATGAATGGTATTGAGTTGGAACAGAAATATCGAGAGCTCTGTGAGGCCTTTGTGCTCAATCCGGAGACCCCTCACCGTCGTTTATTTAATCAACTGCTGCATGATTCAATGATTTCAGAAATTGCTAGTGATGGTATACTTATAGATACCACAAGGTTAATAcagacaagaaaaagactGAAAATGTACACTGTTTGGAATACGCTGAAAAACACAAGATCTGTGAACTATGGTTCGagaattgatttcattttgatcGGATTAGTCTTGAAAGATAAAATAGAGGCAGCTGATATTCTGCCTCAGGTGATGGGTTCAGACCATTGCCCTGTTTTCGCTGATTTGAAGCTTCAATCATCTGGtcaaaacgaaaaaaagCTAGTTATTAAACTGCCGAAGTTTGAGGCACGTTATAAATACGGGCTGATACATGGTAACATTCTAGAAATGTTTGGCAAGAATGGTAAATCTCTTTCCACAAAGGTAGctacaaagaaaagcagTTTGTCAAACAAGACTCCCGGAGTACATAAACAATTGGATCTGATAAACAGTCCCACCGCTAGACCCAAAGACGGCGATAAATCCACAACTGAAATTAAAGATAATCTTCTCATTACTcataaacaaaaaatttttggagaaaCTCCATTGTGCAAGCATGGTCTCAAGGCAATCTCAAGAACATCAAAGACTGCTGCGAATCCTGGGAAGAGATTTTGGGTGTGTAAACTGCCGAAGGGTAGCTCTGAAGATATATCTGCTTCCTGTGGATTTTTTCAGTGGGGTTGA
- the POP8 gene encoding ribonuclease P (similar to Saccharomyces cerevisiae POP8 (YBL018C); ancestral locus Anc_8.164), with translation MKKFKDWQYFQLEMIIESEEPDDIHRIDLMTWKRWLNHALKRTHGLFGEAIEYTILNQEDKIAYIQVGFQDKDVFSTATSTYISNSELLGAPAVVRIEQETPDLKKLEVTEDDLIWYKRVTEEEGENATISKT, from the exons atgaaaaaatttaaagacTGGCAGTATTTCCAGCTGGAAAT GATCATCGAGAGTGAGGAACCCGATGATATACACCGTATTGATTTGATGACTTGGAAGCGGTGGCTCAATCACGCATTGAAGCGGACCCATGGGCTTTTTGGAGAAGCAATAGAGTATACAATTCTGAATCAAGAAGATAAAATAGCTTACATCCAAGTAGGATTTCAAGACAAAGACGTATTTTCAACTGCAACCAGTACATATATATCAAATAGCGAGCTTCTAGGGGCACCTGCGGTTGTGCGCATTGAACAGGAAACTCcagatttgaagaaacttgAAGTGACTGAAGATGATCTCATTTGGTACAAACGTGTCACGGAAGAGGAAGGTGAAAATGCAACAATTAGTAAGACATGA
- the PEP1 gene encoding type I sorting receptor (similar to Saccharomyces cerevisiae PEP1 (YBL017C); ancestral locus Anc_8.163): MARFFQWICIIGVLLFRRASCSDEFAPKVSATKTSGTFQVAAFDDSTTLLLVSENKLKISWNNGENWENAEQVDQKVEWVTVDSFYAHDRAFVSIKNQGKVYMTNDQGKSWSLLELDGGENNDYGTCLVQSHPRNRDYIIAECRTSHIEDGFLVSNDSGKNFRLIETPVEGPSRSNANVTIDVRCEFGEISPESSLFDNDPIVYCLTAYYERNEKYETTKATSVLYYTDDFGKSVKKFEQFEDKAVRGFKLLNSYLIISIADDKFNEASAISYWISTDGKFFNKAYLPTVARNDRRHSAYEDMAGRIILPISASGDQDSGATILILRSDSTGLIFEVVPWGSFKNERAAFFELSTTLPGTIVAQSRSFFRNRRTRDQIEPTKITADNGLTWQNLRVVDPDMNDTYSCDINDFENCFLSPLFVEGVLQNPTPGILMLLGEVTDGDVKELSDMMTFISVDGGSTWRFALEYPAAYAFGDYGNIIVAIPYNPEEDNDPLAEFYYSLDHGRTWTEYQLEEEIMALEVRSTTPDGSGSKFILNGLTLSRSDTFTNYIYTIDFSEAFDGKACSDDDFETWQLAGGKCINGAKISMQKRKQDASCLVKTEFKNLETQSEPCEECTNDDYECSPGFSRNEIGECVPDYNLLSYSETCLKSKTQQTKLDPIKKIKNNRCKKELSIEPVTVSCKELSDPNEGEIMVTENEFTSELKFYEYFDTVEDESLIMATDEGIYISHDSAQNIRKFNVDDRIIEVVFNPFFNSSAYLFGKSGSLYITNDRGSSFYVTKLPETKQLGFPLEFNAKEKNTFIYYGGEDCNSMFDQNCHAVAYITRDGGETFIKLLDNAIHCEFVGSTFPYPVDENLIICQVKEKQSQQRSLVSSKDFFQNEKTIVFESIIGYMSTGDFLVVAIPHSATELRAYVTVDGKEFAEAKFPQEYLSEEQESFTVLGSQTGAIFVHVSTSDKPGAEYGVLMKSNSNGTSFVALETAVNSNRFGMVDFEKVEGLEGIILINTVANPEKAADESEGKHLKSKITFNDGSDWSYLQPPSRDSEGQRYPCQRDSIDKCSLHLHSYTEREDLRDTFSSGSAFGMLIGVGNVGEYLLPEDACSTFFSTDGGETWTELKKESTRWEYGDHGGVIVLVPKKVQTDTITYSTDSGKTWQDFKFTADKTIVNDIITVPRDSALRFILVSESTSIKGASTRTFSINFYNAFDGQCVFSPQDPGNDDFEYFSLGKTKEQCLFGHQTNYLKKIRDDCFVGNVPLTEFSQITENCTCTRQDFECDYNYYKAMDGTCKLVQGLTPADPSEICKKEGMVEFFKPSGYRKIPLSTCQGGLKLDEVSDPYPCPGMEEEFNKKYGVKGRSFFLIFIILLVVFALIAWFVYERGIRRNGGFSRFGEIRLNENELIEDTTTDKIVNKIVKSGLFAVSGLFAAYQLVKRSLGNVFSRFGERMRGRTGPSYSSLVHDQFLDEADDLLAGHDEDANDLGDFMENEGNFEIEDDDALSIPDQINLGNSEEAAIDNDRSPK, translated from the coding sequence ATGGCACgcttttttcaatggatATGTATTATAGGGGTGCTCCTCTTTCGAAGGGCAAGTTGTTCCGACGAATTCGCACCTAAAGTTTCAGCAACGAAAACCTCTGGAACTTTTCAGGTTGCTGCTTTCGATGATTCAACAACATTATTATTAGTAAGTGAGAACAAGCTGAAGATCTCTTGGAACAATGGGGAAAACTGGGAGAACGCTGAACAAGTTGACCAAAAGGTCGAGTGGGTGACAGTAGATAGTTTTTATGCGCATGACAGAGCTTTTGTATCAATAAAAAACCAAGGCAAGGTTTATATGACGAATGATCAAGGTAAGTCATGGAGTTTGTTGGAGTTAGATGGTGGGGAAAACAATGATTATGGTACGTGTCTTGTTCAATCTCACCCCAGAAATCGAGACTATATTATAGCGGAATGTAGGACATCACATATAGAAGATGGTTTCCTTGTCTCGAACGATAGCGGTAAGAATTTCAGACTTATTGAAACTCCTGTTGAAGGTCCATCTCGAAGTAATGCAAATGTTACTATTGATGTGAGGTGTGAGTttggtgaaatttctcCAGAATCCTCTTTATTTGATAACGATCCGATTGTCTACTGTTTGACAGCCTATTATGAACGCAATGAGAAGTATGAGACAACAAAGGCTACGTCAGTTCTTTATTATACCGAtgattttggaaaaagcgtcaaaaaatttgagcaATTTGAGGACAAAGCAGTTAGGGGATTTaagcttttgaattcataTCTTATTATAAGTATCGCGGATGATAAATTTAATGAAGCTTCAGCCATAAGCTACTGGATCTCAACCGATGGtaaattttttaacaaGGCATATCTGCCAACTGTCGCAAGGAATGATAGGAGACATTCTGCGTACGAAGACATGGCGGGTAGAATTATCTTACCCATCTCAGCTTCAGGAGATCAGGATTCCGGTGCTACAATATTAATCCTAAGATCTGATTCTACCGGGTTGATATTTGAGGTTGTTCCATGGGGGTCATTCAAGAATGAGAGAGCAGCATTTTTCGAACTCTCAACTACACTTCCGGGCACAATAGTAGCTCAAAGTAGGTCTTTTTTTCGGAACCGCCGCACAAGAGATCAGATCGAGCCTACGAAGATTACAGCTGATAATGGTTTAACTTGGCAGAATTTAAGGGTTGTTGATCCAGATATGAACGACACTTACTCGTGTGATATAAatgactttgaaaattgttTTCTGTCCCCTTTATTTGTTGAAGGGGTTCTCCAAAATCCAACTCCAGGTATACTGATGTTGCTGGGTGAGGTGACTGATGGCGATGTTAAGGAGCTGTCCGACATGATGACTTTCATTTCCGTGGATGGTGGTAGCACTTGGAGGTTTGCGCTTGAATATCCAGCTGCATATGCGTTTGGTGATTACGGCAACATCATTGTCGCAATTCCTTATAATCCCGAAGAAGATAATGATCCACTTGCAGAGTTTTATTATTCGCTAGATCATGGCAGAACTTGgacagaatatcaattaGAGGAAGAGATTATGGCTCTCGAAGTAAGATCAACAACTCCAGACGGTTCAGGTTCGAAATTTATACTGAACGGTTTAACGCTGTCAAGGTCAGATACTTTCACGAATTATATTTACACAATCGATTTTTCGGAGGCATTTGATGGAAAGGCATGtagtgatgatgattttgaaacttGGCAATTGGCAGGAGGTAAATGCATAAATGGTGCAAAAATTTCGAtgcaaaagagaaagcAGGATGCTTCATGTTTGGTTAAAACGGAATTTAAGAATTTAGAAACTCAAAGTGAACCATGTGAAGAATGTACGAATGACGACTATGAATGCTCTCCAggattttcaagaaatgaaaTCGGTGAATGTGTACCCGATTACAATCTCTTGTCATATTCAGAGACATGTCTGAAATCGAAAACACAACAAACAAAACTTGACCCTAttaaaaagatcaagaatAATAGAtgtaaaaaagaattgtcCATCGAACCTGTAACAGTAAGCTGTAAAGAACTTTCTGATCCAAATGAAGGTGAGATAATGGTAACTGAGAATGAATTTACCTCTGAGCTGAAGTTTTATGAGTATTTTGACACTGTGGAAGATGAATCGCTGATTATGGCCACAGATGAAGGAATCTACATCTCTCATGACTCTGCTCAAAATATAAGAAAATTCAACGTTGATGATCGAATTATTGAGGTTGTTTTCAATcctttcttcaattcatcaGCTTATTTGTTTGGTAAAAGTGGTTCGTTGTATATTACAAATGACAGAGGAAGCTCTTTCTATGTGACTAAACTCCCGGAGACAAAGCAACTAGGATTTCCTTTAGAGTTCAATgccaaagaaaagaatacCTTTATTTACTACGGCGGCGAAGATTGCAATTCCAtgtttgatcaaaattGTCATGCAGTAGCATATATTACGAGGGATGGTGGAGAGACTTTTATTAAACTATTGGACAATGCGATTCATTGTGAATTTGTGGGATCGACGTTCCCATATCCGGTTGACGAAAATTTAATCATTTGTCAGGTCAAAGAGAAACAATCACAACAGAGAAGCTTAGTGTCatccaaagattttttccaaaacgAGAAAACTATAGTGTTTGAGAGCATCATTGGGTACATGTCAACTGGTGATTTTCTGGTGGTTGCAATTCCACACTCAGCAACCGAATTGCGTGCATATGTCACTGTGGATGGTAAGGAATTTGCCGAGGCCAAATTTCCTCAAGAATACTTGAGTGAAGAGCAGGAATCGTTTACTGTGCTAGGCTCTCAAACTGGTGCTATTTTTGTACATGTATCCACCAGTGATAAACCTGGAGCAGAGTACGGCgtattgatgaaatcaaactCTAACGGTACTTCATTTGTGGCATTAGAAACTGCGGTGAACAGTAATAGATTTGGAATGGTGGATTTCGAAAAGGTCGAGGGTCTCGAAGGTATAATTCTTATTAATACTGTTGCAAATCCCGAAAAAGCCGCTGATGAGTCGGAAGGGAAGCAtttaaaatcaaaaattacCTTTAATGATGGTTCTGATTGGTCATATTTACAACCGCCGTCAAGAGACTCCGAAGGACAAAGATATCCTTGTCAAAGAGACTCTATCGATAAATGTTCACTTCATCTCCATAGTTACACCGAACGGGAAGATTTGAGAGATACGTTTTCTTCAGGATCAGCCTTTGGCATGTTAATCGGAGTAGGTAATGTTGGTGAATATTTGTTACCGGAAGACGCATGCTCAACTTTTTTTAGTACTGACGGTGGTGAAACGTGGACTGAACTGAAAAAGGAATCTACTCGGTGGGAATATGGTGATCATGGTGGTGTCATCGTTCTTGTCCCCAAGAAGGTTCAGACGGATACTATAACCTACTCAACAGATTCTGGGAAAACATGGCaggatttcaaatttaccgCAGATAAAACAATCGTTAATGATATTATAACTGTACCTAGGGACTCAGCTTTGAGGTTCATATTAGTATCAGAGTCCACTTCTATTAAAGGTGCATCAACCAGGACTTTCtcaatcaatttttatAATGCTTTCGATGGACAGTGTGTGTTTAGTCCTCAGGACCCCGgtaatgatgattttgagtACTTCTCATTGggaaaaacaaaagagcAGTGTTTATTTGGTCACCAGACAAActatctgaaaaagattaGAGATGACTGTTTTGTGGGTAATGTACCACTGACGGAATTCTCCCAAATCACAGAAAATTGTACCTGTACAAgacaagattttgaatgtgACTATAATTACTATAAGGCAATGGATGGAACCTGTAAACTGGTGCAAGGGTTAACTCCCGCTGATCCATCTGAAATTTGTAAAAAGGAGGGTATGGTCGAGTTTTTTAAACCATCTGGTTACAGAAAAATCCCGTTATCTACCTGCCAGGGCGGATTGAAGTTAGACGAAGTTTCAGATCCATACCCTTGCCCTGGAATGGAGGAGgagttcaacaaaaaatatggaGTAAAAGGTAGAtcttttttccttatttttattattttgcTAGTTGTTTTTGCACTTATTGCGTGGTTTGTTTATGAAAGAGGAATTAGAAGAAACGGTGGTTTTTCCAGATTTGGTGAAATAAGActgaatgaaaatgaattgatAGAGGATACTACGACAGACAAAATTGTTAACAAAATTGTTAAATCAGGGTTGTTTGCTGTATCGGGGTTGTTTGCTGCTTATCAATTAGTGAAAAGATCATTGGGCAATGTTTTTTCCAGATTTGGGGAGCGCATGAGAGGTCGAACGGGACCGAGTTATTCTTCATTGGTACATGATCAATTTTTAGATGAAGCTGACGATTTGCTGGCTGGTCATGATGAAGATGCTAATGATTTAGGTGACTTTATGGAAAACGaaggaaattttgagattgaagatgatgatgctTTATCAATACCTGATCAAATTAATTTGGGTAACTCTGAAGAAGCAGCTATTGACAATGATCGATCACCAAAGTGA
- the FUS3 gene encoding mitogen-activated serine/threonine-protein kinase FUS3 (similar to Saccharomyces cerevisiae FUS3 (YBL016W); ancestral locus Anc_8.162) has product MGKRIIFNISSEFQLKSLLGEGAYGIVCSAVHKPTGEVVAIKKIEPFEKPLFALRTLREIKLLKHFQHENIISIFDIQRPDSFENFNEVYIIQEMMQTDLHRVISTQQLSDDHIQYFIYQTLRAVKVLHGSNVIHRDLKPSNLLINSNCDLKICDFGLARIADSAENNPNCGLTEYVATRWYRAPEVMLTAAKYSKAMDIWSCGCILAELLFKRPLFPGKDYRHQLMLIFGIIGSPTPDDLQCITSKRAREYIATLPPYQNISWKNLLPHSNPLAIDLLQKMLVFDPNKRITAAEVLEHPYLATYHDPVDEPAGKTIPSTFFEFDNHKDILTTKDLKKLLWKEIFIR; this is encoded by the coding sequence ATGGGCAAAAgaatcatcttcaatatatCGAGCGAGTTCCAATTGAAGTCTCTCTTGGGTGAGGGAGCTTACGGGATAGTGTGCTCAGCCGTACATAAGCCAACGGGAGAAGTAGTTgccatcaaaaaaattgaaccGTTTGAGAAACCGCTATTTGCGCTAAGGACATTGCGAGAGATCAAGCTGCTCAAACACTTTCAGCACGAGAATATCATATCGATTTTCGATATTCAGAGGCCcgactcttttgaaaatttcaacgAAGTGTACATCATCCAGGAGATGATGCAGACGGACCTCCACCGCGTCATTTCGACTCAGCAACTGAGCGACGACCACATACAGTACTTCATTTACCAGACCCTAAGAGCTGTCAAGGTGCTGCACGGCTCTAATGTCATCCACCGCGACCTGAAACCCTCGAATCTGCTGATAAACTCTAACTGCGACTTGAAAATATGCGATTTCGGGCTGGCAAGAATTGCAGACTCTGCGGAAAACAACCCGAACTGCGGCCTGACCGAGTACGTGGCCACAAGATGGTACCGGGCCCCCGAAGTGATGCTCACCGCCGCAAAATACAGCAAAGCGATGGACATATGGTCGTGTGGCTGCATCCTTGCCGAATTGCTATTCAAGAGACCGCTCTTCCCCGGCAAGGACTACCGCCACCAGCTGATGTTGATCTTCGGCATAATCGGCTCTCCCACACCCGACGACTTGCAGTGCATCACATCCAAACGCGCGCGTGAGTACATCGCCACGTTGCCCCCCTACCAAAACATCTCCTGGAAGAACCTTTTGCCACATTCTAACCCGCTCGCCATAGACCTTCTGCAGAAGATGCTCGTGTTCGACCCCAACAAGAGAATAACAGCCGCCGAAGTGCTGGAGCATCCCTATCTAGCTACCTATCATGACCCCGTTGACGAACCCGCAGGCAAAACCATTCCCTCCACTTTCTTTGAGTTCGATAACCACAAGGACATCCTGACTACCAAAGACCTGAAAAAGCTGCTGTGGAAGGAGATCTTCATCCGCTAG